The genome window CGGTTGTTATTGGACTTGGTGAGATCTTCCCAGACCATCACGAGGCGATCGGCCCGGACATAGGGGAGCGAGTGGATCAGGACGCCTTCGACTGCGGAGAATACGGTCGCCGTTGCGCCAATCGCCAGAGTCAGCGTCACAATCACGGCCACGGTGAAGCCTCTGGCCCGCAACAACCGGCGCAGCGCGTGCGTGGCCGACTGGCGAAACGTGTCGAGCATGGCGTTCACTCCTGGTCATTGGGGCGTCAGGTGCGGGGCGGCCCGAGCAGATCCCACCGATTCCCTTCAACATCGAGGAAGACGGCCACCTCCCCGTACCCTTCGACTCGCGGCTCCGTGAGGAAAGTGACACCGGCGGCAATCATCCGCGTGTAAGCATTCAGAAAATCATCGACCCGAAGAAAGAGGCCGACCCGCCCGGCAAACTGGTCACCCGCGGCCGCCGCCTGACGCTCTCCATCGGCTTGTGCCAGCAGGATTCCGGTGGCGGCGCCACGCGGCCGCACCACGACCCAGCGCTTCGGTCGGCCATCGTTGGTCTGTGCCGGGGTGTCTTCCACCAGGTCGAAGTCCAGCACCCGCACAAAGAAGTCGATGGCGCGGTCGTACTCCTTGACGACCAGGGCGACCAGTTCCAGATGGGACAAGCTCCACCTCCCGCGCGGGTGACCAAGCAGATATGCCATCGACGTTAGATTTTCCCGAGAGACTTCCGCACCGGAGGCAACGATGAAGAAGCTACAGGTCCAGGGCGTCCACCATATCACCCTGGTCGGGTCAACCCGGCAGAGCGCCATCGACTTCTGGCAGGGGCTCCTCGGCATGCCGTTCGTGATCGAACAGCCCAACCTCGGCAAGCCCGATGAAAACCATCTCTACTTCGACCCGGGCGATGGCCGGCTGCTCACCGTCTTCACCAACGAGTCCACGCCGGATGCTCGCCGGCACGCGCCACGCGAACCAGGTTGCGTGGAGCACATCGCCTTCAATGTCTCGCGCGCCACCCACCAGCAGGTGCCGGCACGGCTGCGCGAACGCGGCATCGAATTCCTCGAGCGCGATCGCGGCTTCATGGATTCGATCTATTTCCGTGACGAGAACGGACTCAAGATCGAACTCGCCTGCTACAAGTTCGAGACACCGGCAGGTTTCCGCGATGTCGACGTGCTGATGCGGGCCCAGCGACTCCGGGAGGCGCGCGGAGACCACCATATCACGGCCGAACATCTCGCCGATGCCATCGAGGAGTTGATGGCTAGCCGGGATCGCTTGCCGGTCTAGCACCATTGGTCGGCGCTGCGGGCCACTGCTGTCCGAAGCCGAGCACATGCCCGTCCAGGTCCCGGAGAGCAAACTCCTTCACGCCGTACGGCTGCACCACGAGGCCATAAACGAAAGTTGCTCCGCGGGCGAGGAATTCGGCCGCAAGTTCTTCGGCATCGCGGACCCAGAAGAACGCGTCCCAGGTGCCGCCCTGGGACTCCATCGGCCGAATCCGGCTCGGCTCTGTACTGCGCCGAAGCATTACACCACAGCCATCGCGACTGCAGATCGCGAACTCCGGTGGCGACCCGGCGCGGTACTCCTCACGGAAGCCCACCACCTCCTGGTAGTAGCTCAGCGTCGCCGCGACATCCGTCACTGGGAAGTATGGCGCACCGCGGAGTAGCGCCGGACGCAGGTCTACGGACATCTGACCTCCATTGAAGGGGCAGTGCAGGAGTTCAACTGCACTCCACAACGCTGCTTTCCCGCGAACCGGCTAGCAAGATCTTGCGACGCCTCGGTGGAACGAATTCATCCTTGCCACCGCGCGGACGCTATGGCTCAATTCGGTCATGCCGAACGCCGGTATCGAAATCTCTGCTGGGGGGCCCTCTGCGATGACGCTGCGACCGATCCTGCTGATCTGGAGCCTTACCTTCGTCCTCCCCCGCAGCGTCGCCGCGCAGGACGCGATGTTCCGCGGTGGCCCGACCCACGAGGGGGTCTACGCCTCACCGTCTCCCACGCTCGCCACACTGGCGTGGAAGTTGAAAGTCGGCGGACGTGTCATCTCGTCACCGGTCGTGAGCGGCGATCGGCTGTTTGTCGGAAGCACCAACGGTCGCCTCATCGCCATCGATCGAAAGGCCGGGACGCGGCTCTGGCAGTTTGCCTCCGAGGGGCCGATCGCCTCCTCACCAGCGGTGCACGGCGATCTGGTCTACATCAGCAGCACCGACGGCAAGATCTACGCAGTCGAGGCCGCCACCGGCAAGCAGCGGTGGGCGTTCGCCACCAAGGGAGAGCGCCGCTTCACGGCCCCCGGCATCCATGGCGCCATTCCGAGCACCGAGCGGATGCCCGACCCGTTCGATGTCTTTCTCTCCTCGCCCACGATCGTCGGCAACACCCTGTACATCGGGAGCGGCGATCAGCACGTCTATGCCCTGAACACCGAGACAGGAGCACTGCGCTGGCAGTTCGCTGCGCGGGACGTGATCCATGCATCGCCGGCAGTGGCCAACGGCCTGGTCTATATCGGAAGCTGGGACCGGAATCTCTACGCCCTCGATGCCGCAACCGGCCGCGAGCGCTGGCACTACACCACGGGCAATGACACCACCGAGTACAACCAGATCGGCATCGCGAGTTCGGCTGCCGTGGCCGGTGGCCTCGTCTTCGTCGGAGCGCGCGATGGCCATTTTCATGTGGTCGATGCCCGCACCGGGGCACTGAAGTGGAAGCACGACAACCACGGCGGCTGGACCATCGGTTCCCCCGCCGTCCGGGATGGCGTGGTCTATTTCGCCACGTCGGACGGCCGCCGCTTCAAGGCTCTCGACGCAGCCACTGGCGCGGTACGCTTTGATCTCGAGAATATGGCGATCTCGTTCTCCTCCCCTGCCCTCGCCGGGGACGTGGTCTACTACGGCACCTCCGATGGCTGGCTCCACTCCGTCGACATCCATACCGGGAAGTTCCTCGCCCATTTCCAGACGGACGGCTCCAGGGAAAACCTCGCCAAGTGGACCGACTCCAACGGCGTCTTCAATTCCGGCCGGATGTACCCCGACCGAACCCTCGATGGGCTCATGGTCGGTATGCGGACGATGTTCACGGTGGGGTCGATACTCTCCTCACCCACGATCGCCGATGGCGTGCTCTATGTAGGGAGTACCGATGGGAACGTGTACGCGCTGCGCTGAGGCGAATCAGGCCAGCTCGTGTTTCAGCGCCGCCACGAGCGCATCGACGTCACGTCCGGAATTGAAGAGATGCGTCGACACC of Gemmatimonadota bacterium contains these proteins:
- a CDS encoding PQQ-binding-like beta-propeller repeat protein yields the protein MTLRPILLIWSLTFVLPRSVAAQDAMFRGGPTHEGVYASPSPTLATLAWKLKVGGRVISSPVVSGDRLFVGSTNGRLIAIDRKAGTRLWQFASEGPIASSPAVHGDLVYISSTDGKIYAVEAATGKQRWAFATKGERRFTAPGIHGAIPSTERMPDPFDVFLSSPTIVGNTLYIGSGDQHVYALNTETGALRWQFAARDVIHASPAVANGLVYIGSWDRNLYALDAATGRERWHYTTGNDTTEYNQIGIASSAAVAGGLVFVGARDGHFHVVDARTGALKWKHDNHGGWTIGSPAVRDGVVYFATSDGRRFKALDAATGAVRFDLENMAISFSSPALAGDVVYYGTSDGWLHSVDIHTGKFLAHFQTDGSRENLAKWTDSNGVFNSGRMYPDRTLDGLMVGMRTMFTVGSILSSPTIADGVLYVGSTDGNVYALR
- a CDS encoding VOC family protein; its protein translation is MSHLELVALVVKEYDRAIDFFVRVLDFDLVEDTPAQTNDGRPKRWVVVRPRGAATGILLAQADGERQAAAAGDQFAGRVGLFLRVDDFLNAYTRMIAAGVTFLTEPRVEGYGEVAVFLDVEGNRWDLLGPPRT
- a CDS encoding VOC family protein, producing the protein MKKLQVQGVHHITLVGSTRQSAIDFWQGLLGMPFVIEQPNLGKPDENHLYFDPGDGRLLTVFTNESTPDARRHAPREPGCVEHIAFNVSRATHQQVPARLRERGIEFLERDRGFMDSIYFRDENGLKIELACYKFETPAGFRDVDVLMRAQRLREARGDHHITAEHLADAIEELMASRDRLPV
- a CDS encoding VOC family protein — its product is MSVDLRPALLRGAPYFPVTDVAATLSYYQEVVGFREEYRAGSPPEFAICSRDGCGVMLRRSTEPSRIRPMESQGGTWDAFFWVRDAEELAAEFLARGATFVYGLVVQPYGVKEFALRDLDGHVLGFGQQWPAAPTNGARPASDPG